A genomic stretch from Hemicordylus capensis ecotype Gifberg chromosome 5, rHemCap1.1.pri, whole genome shotgun sequence includes:
- the LOC128328486 gene encoding mitotic spindle assembly checkpoint protein MAD2A-like: MAKQQSREQGITLGGSAEFVTEFFSYGINSILYQRGIYPAETFTHVQKYGLTMLVTADVELKNYLNNVVGQLKEWLYECLVQGLVVVISSKETSEVLERWQFDIECDKTAKEENAPREKSQKAIQDGIKSVIRQITATVTFLPLLETTCAFDLLIFTDKDLEVPDKWEESGP, translated from the coding sequence atGGCGAAGCAGCAGAGCCGGGAGCAGGGCATCACCCTGGGGGGCAGCGCCGAGTTTGTGACGGAGTTCTTCTCATATGGCATCAACAGTATTTTATACCAACGTGGGATCTATCCTGCTGAAACCTTTACACATGTTCAGAAATATGGACTCACTATGCTTGTAACTGCAGATGTGGAACTTAAAAACTATCTGAACAATGTGGTGGGACAGCTAAAAGAATGGCTCTATGAGTGCCTAGTTCAGGGACTAGTGGTGGTGATCTCCAGTAAGGAAACCAGTGAAGTTCTTGAAAGGTGGCAATTTGATATTGAATGTGACAAAACTGCAAAGGAAGAAAATGCACCAAGAGAGAAATCACAGAAAGCTATACAGGATGGAATTAAATCTGTTATCAGACAAATAACAGCTACAGTGACATTTCTTCCTTTGTTGGAAACTACCTGTGCATTTGACTTACTAATTTTCACAGACAAAGACTTGGAAGTTCCAGACAAGTGGGAAGAGTCGGGCCCATAG